The Glycine soja cultivar W05 chromosome 6, ASM419377v2, whole genome shotgun sequence genome has a window encoding:
- the LOC114416695 gene encoding uncharacterized protein LOC114416695, protein MYVLSGWEGSAHDSKVLSDALARKNGLKVPQGKYYLVDCGFPNRRKFLAPYRGVRYHLQDFAGHGNDPENEKELFNLRHASLRNVIERIFGIFKSRFTIFKSAPPFLFKTQAELVLACAALHNFLRKECRSDEFPVEPTDESSSSSSVLPNYEDNDHEPIVQTQEQEREDANIWRTNIGSDMWRNANN, encoded by the coding sequence ATGTACGTTCTTAGCGGGTGGGAGGGTTCAGCACATGATTCCAAGGTGTTAAGTGATGCTTTGGCAAGGAAGAATGGACTTAAAGTGCCCCAAGGTAAGTATTATCTGGTGGATTGTGGATTTCCTAATCGACGCAAATTTTTAGCCCCATATCGAGGTGTACGATATCATCTACAAGATTTTGCAGGTCACGGTAATGACcctgaaaatgaaaaggaattatTTAATCTTCGGCATGCATCCTTAAGGAATGTGATTGAGAGGATATTTGGTATTTTTAAATCGCGGTTCACAATTTTTAAGTCAGCACCTCCATTTCTATTTAAAACACAAGCAGAGCTTGTGTTGGCATGTGCAGCACTTCATAATTTTCTTCGCAAAGAATGTCGTTCTGATGAATTTCCAGTGGAACCTACTGACgagtcttcatcttcatcttcagtgTTACCAAATTACGAAGACAATGATCATGAACCCATTGTTCAAACACAAGAGCAGGAACGAGAAGATGCTAATATATGGAGGACTAATATAGGTTCAGATATGTGGAGAAATGCTAATAATTAG